A window of the Lactuca sativa cultivar Salinas chromosome 5, Lsat_Salinas_v11, whole genome shotgun sequence genome harbors these coding sequences:
- the LOC111878315 gene encoding RHOMBOID-like protein 10, chloroplastic yields MVGSFAHQPSDFSISGLGASPKPFHLITNAAALRLGRFLRHSFVSHRHHLESILQSPLKLNGVSPGRSHQLQWFKLPQWPHDAVSSCLLFFSGEGNQTNFGDQEKAYLTTPTRGPVNRRRLTDTLLAINVLVYIAQVASKGQLLMWGAKINGLIDKGQLWRLVTSAFLHANLGHLMINCYSLNSIGPTMELLSGPKRYLTIYLASAISSSTTSYWLNKSPAVGASGAIFGLVGSFAIFVLRHNKIVKGGVGDLKYVARVIALNMAIGLLSQSIDNWGHLGGLIGGVAISWLIGPAWRFESSSHHGRRVLVDRAPIFSLPGTKQASQ; encoded by the exons ATGGTTGGTTCGTTTGCACATCAGCCATCGGACTTCTCGATTTCCGGGCTCGGAGCAAGTCCCAAACCTTTCCATCTCATCACCAACGCCGCCGCTCTCCGCCTTGGTCGCTTCCTTCGTCACAGTTTCGTCTCCCATCGCCATCACTTGGAGTCTATTCTGCAATCACCTTTAAAG TTAAACGGAGTGTCTCCGGGAAGATCACACCAATTACAATGGTTTAAACTTCCTCAATGGCCTCATGATGCCGTTTCTAGCTGCCTATTGTTTTTTAGTGGAGAAGGAAACCAAACCAATTTTGGAGACCAAGAAAAGGCATACTTAACAACTCCCACAAGAGGTCCAGTTAATAGAAGGAGATTGACAGATACATTGCTTGCCATTAATGTGTT GGTATATATTGCACAAGTAGCATCAAAAGGACAGTTGTTAATGTGGGGAGCAAAG ATTAATGGTCTAATTGACAAAGGACAGCTATGGAGGCTAGTTACATCTGCCTTTCTACATGCAAATCTCGGACACCTTATG ATTAATTGTTATTCTTTAAACTCCATTGGCCCTACCATGGAGCTTCTTAGTGGCCCCAAAAGATACCTGACAATTTATTTGGCTTCTGCAATCTCAA GTTCAACAACGAGTTATTGGCTTAATAAATCACCAGCAGTTGGTGCGTCTGGGGCAATCTTTGGATTA GTGGGATCTTTTGCCATATTTGTGTTGAGACACAACAAGATTGTTAAAGGTGGTGTAGGAGACTTGAAGTATGTTGCACGTGTGATCGCCTTAAATATG GCCATTGGGCTGTTGTCACAAAGTATTGACAACTGGGGACAT CTTGGAGGGTTAATAGGTGGAGTTGCTATATCATGGCTTATTGGTCCTGCATGGAGGTTTGAATCATCATCTCATCATGGAAGAAGAGTACTTGTTGATAGAGCACCTATTTTCTCTCTCCCTGGCACAAAACAAGCATCTCAGTAA
- the LOC111878316 gene encoding transmembrane emp24 domain-containing protein p24delta3 has translation MTKKARVLFHFQMMLLMMLIVVQNGECIWLNLPKSGRKCVTEEIHTNVVVLADYVVISNVHIHPTPSITTKVTSPYGNILHYKENATNGQFAFTTNEAGQYLVCFWADDPNQGGALSVNIDWKTGIAAKDWDSVARREKIEGVELELRKLEGAVEAIHDNLLYIKSREAQMREVSETTHSRVAMYSILSLGICIAASFAQLWYLTHFFQKKKLI, from the exons ATGACGAAGAAAGCAAGGGTATTGTTCCATTTCCAGATGATGTTGTTAATGATGCTCATCGTGGTGCAAAATGGCGAATGCATATGGTTGAATTTACCCAAATCGGGAAGGAAGTGTGTGACGGAGGAAATCCATACCAATGTCGTCGTTTTGGCTGATTACGTCGTCATTTCTAATGTTCATATTCACCCCACTCCCTCCATCACCACCAAG GTGACATCACCTTATGGAAACATTCTTCACTACAAAGAGAATGCAACTAATGGTCAATTTGCATTCACAACAAATGAGGCTGGCCAATATCTAGTGTGCTTTTGGGCAGATGACCCTAATCAAGGTGGAGCTTTAAGTGTCAACATTGACTGGAAAACTGGAATTGCAGCAAAAGATTGGGACTCAGTTGCAAGGAGAGAAAAAATTGAG GGTGTTGAGCTTGAGTTGAGAAAACTAGAAGGAGCTGTGGAGGCCATTCATGATAATCTTCTCTACATCAAGAGCAG GGAGGCACAGATGAGAGAAGTGAGTGAGACCACACATTCTCGAGTAGCAATGTACAGTATATTATCATTAGGTATTTGCATTGCGGCTTCTTTTGCACAACTATGGTATTTGACACACTTCTTTCAAAAGAAGAAACTAATCTAG